Proteins from one Periplaneta americana isolate PAMFEO1 chromosome 6, P.americana_PAMFEO1_priV1, whole genome shotgun sequence genomic window:
- the LOC138701611 gene encoding uncharacterized protein produces MPLNVSREEVLSSYEHEVKKLRRLGKEWRFTDSDIDEILQNSFHFLQKQHNTIQSAKASDRTATNSFRVCCSFGFIIKITITVFLILIITCFFISYHKPAYNLVVRNVQELIYPAMKFVRRIALPIVKSFPSVTVWYDEMCLIENPYFRVTDINCWACEEVRSVLDLSEMNNPRDFQPHTGFPYIVKGAAAVVTYGNLENMYSCNKRLIDRDAYRITSNVPEWKSVADLMQYRLDKNPTVGQDAHVEWRVNRLEPARILRELFPRPTFIPNIVNMERFVLIDEPKAPQYKLPFPEGYRVFIMQGSGERLLVLEPVEGCSINCTRVSVLLKPSDFLYYNSWFYRPKSSPVANSTAISISYIGSL; encoded by the exons ATGCCATTAAATGTATCTCGAGAAGAGGTTTTGTCGTCTTATGAACATGAGGTGAAGAAACTTCGTCGTTTGGGGAAGGAATGGAGATTCACAGATAGTGACATTGATGAAATACTTCAAAATTCGTTCCATTTCTTACAAAAACAGCACAATACAATACAGAGTGCCAAAGCTTCTGACAGAACTGCAACAAATTCATTTCGTGTTTGTTGCTCGTTTGGATTTATAATAAAGATTACAATTACAGTGTTCctgattttaataattacatgtttcttcatttcgtaccacaaaCCTGCCTACAATCTGGTTGTCAGAAATGTACAAGAATTAATTTATCCTGCCATGAAGTTCGTAAGAAGAATCGCGCTTCCAATTGTTAAATCTTTTCCATCTGTTACAG TTTGGTATGATGAAATGTGTCTGATTGAGAATCCGTATTTTCGAGTTACTGATATCAATTGTTGGGCATGTGAAGAAGTTCGCAGTGTTCTTGACCTCTCTGAGATGAATAATCCAAGAGATTTTCAACCTCATACAGGATTTCCTTACATTGTTAAG GGTGCAGCAGCTGTAGTGACTTATGGAAATCTAGAAAACATGTATTCGTGCAATAAACGTTTAATAGATAGAGATGCTTATAGAATCACGAGCAATGTGCCTGAGTGGAAATCAGTTGCAGATCTGATGCAGTACAGGTTGGATAAGAATCCAACAGTAGGACAAGATGCACATGTGGAATG GAGAGTGAATCGCCTCGAGCCAGCTAGGATCCTGCGTGAACTCTTTCCTCGACCTACTTTCATACCCAACATTGTAAATATGGAGAGGTTCGTCCTTATTGATGAGCCGAAAGCTCCACAGTACAAACTG CCTTTCCCAGAAGGCTATCGGGTATTCATCATGCAAGGCAGTGGGGAACGTCTTCTGGTCCTGGAGCCTGTTGAAGGATGCAGCATCAACTGTACCAGGGTGTCTGTACTCTTGAAGCCATCTGATTTCT TGTACTATAACAGCTGGTTTTACCGACCAAAGAGCAGTCCTGTTGCAAACAGCACGGCCATCAGCATCAGCTACATAGGCTCCCTATAG